Proteins encoded in a region of the Homo sapiens chromosome 20, GRCh38.p14 Primary Assembly genome:
- the ZNF334 gene encoding zinc finger protein 334 isoform c (isoform c is encoded by transcript variant 14) produces MENEKEIPVSFQDLTVNFTQEEWQQLDPAQRLLYRDVMLENYSNLVSVGYHVSKPDVIFKLEQGEEPWIVEEFSNQNYPDIDDALEKNKEIQDKHLTQTVFFSNKTLITERENVFGKTLNLGMNSVPSRKMPYKCNPGGNSLKTNSEVIVAKKSKENRKIPDGYSGFGKHEKSHLGMKKYRYNPMRKASNQNENLILHQNIQILKQPFDYNKCGKTFFKRAILITQKGRQTERKPNECNECRKTFSKRSTLIVHQRIHTGEKPYVCSDCRKTFRVKTSLTRHRRIHTGERPYECSECRKTFIDKSALIVHQKIHGGEKSYECNECGKTFFRKSALAEHFRSHTGEKPYECKECGNAFSKKSYLVVHQRTHRGEKPNECKECGKTFFCQSALTAHQRIHTGEKPYECSECEKTFFCQSALNVHRRSHTGEKPYECSQCGKFLCTKSALIAHQITHRGKKSYECNECGKFFCHKSTLTIHQRTHTGEKHGVFNKCGRISIVKSNCSQCKRMNTKENLYECSEHGHAVSKNSHLIVHQRTIWERPYECNECGRTYCRKSALTHHQRTHTGQRPYECNECGKTFCQKFSFVEHQRTHTGEKPYECNECGKSFCHKSAFRVHRRIHTGEKPYECNQCGKTYRRLWTLTEHQKIHTGEKPYECNKCEKTFRHKSNFLLHQKSHKE; encoded by the exons ATGGAAAATGAGAAGGAG ataCCAGTTTCATTCCAGGACCTGACTGTGAACTTCACCCAAGAGGAATGGCAGCAACTGGACCCTGCTCAGAGGCTCCTGTACAGGgatgtgatgctggagaactACAGCAACTTGGTCTCTGTGG GGTATCATGTTAGCAAACCAGATGTGATTTTCAAATTGGAGCAAGGAGAAGAGCCATGGATAGTGGAGGAATTCTCAAATCAGAACTACCCAG ACATTGATGATGCCTTAGAGAAGAACAAGGAAATCCAAGATAAACATTTGACACAAACTGTATTCTTCAGCAACAAAACACTGATTACAGAAAGAGAGAATGTATTTGGGAAAACACTTAATCTGGGCATGAATAGTGTTCCCTCAAGAAAAATGCCCTATAAATGTAATCCAGGAGGAAACAGTTTGAAAACTAATTCAGAAGTAATTGttgcaaagaaaagcaaagaaaacagaaagattcCTGATGGATACAGTGGATTTGGGAAGCATGAGAAAAGTCATTTGGGAATGAAAAAATACAGATACAATCCAATGAGGAAAGCCAGCAATCAAAACGAAAATCTTATTCTGCACCAGAACATTCAGATTTTGAAACAACCGTTTGACTATAATAAATGTGGGAAAACCTTCTTCAAGAGGGCAATTCTCATTACACAAAAGGGGAGACAGACTGAAAGGAAACCaaatgaatgtaatgaatgtagGAAAACCTTTTCTAAGAGATCTACCCTCATtgtacatcagagaattcatacaggGGAGAAACCGTATGTTTGTAGTGATTGTAGGAAAACTTTTCGTGTGAAGACAAGCCTCACTCGACACcgaagaattcatactggagagagacCCTATGAATGCAGTGAATGCAGGAAAACCTTCATTGACAAATCTGCCCTTATTGTACACCAGAAAATTCATGGAGGGGAGAAATCCTATGagtgtaatgaatgtggaaagACCTTTTTTCGGAAGTCAGCCCTGGCTGAACATTTCAGGTCACACACAGGGGAGAAGCCTTACGAATGCAAGGAATGTGGAAATGCCTTCAGCAAGAAATCGTATCTTGTTGTACATCAAAGAACTCACAGAGGAGAGAAGCCaaatgaatgtaaggaatgtgggaaaaccTTCTTCTGTCAGTCAGCCCTTACTGcgcatcagagaattcacacaggggaaaaaccctatgaatgtagtGAATGTGAGAAAACCTTCTTTTGTCAATCTGCCCTCAATGTGCATCGAAGAAGTCATACAGGAGAGAAGCCCTATGAATGCAGTCAATGTGGAAAATTTTTATGTACGAAATCAGCCCTCATTGCACATCAGATAACTCATAGAGGAAAGAAGTCttatgaatgtaatgaatgtgggaaattTTTCTGCCATAAGTCAACACTCACTATACATCAGAGAacacacacaggagagaaacatGGTGTGTTTAATAAATGTGGTAGAATCTCCATTGTGAAGTCAAACTGCAGTCAGTGTAAGAGAATGAACACAAAGGAGAATCTTTATGAGTGTAGTGAACATGGGCATGCCGTCAGCAAAAACTCACACCTCATTGTACATCAGAGAACTATATGGGAGAGACCATATGAATGCAATGAATGTGGGAGAACCTACTGCAGGAAGTCAGCCCTGACTCACCATCAGAGAACACACACAGGACAGAGACCCTATgagtgtaatgaatgtgggaaaacctTCTGTCAGAAGTTCTCCTTTGTTGAACATCAGCGAACTCACACTGGGGAGAAACCatatgaatgtaatgaatgtgggaaatccTTCTGCCATAAGTCAGCCTTCAGAGTCCATAGAAGAattcacacaggagagaaaccataTGAATGTAATCAATGTGGGAAAACCTACCGTCGCCTGTGGACTCTCACTGAACATCAGAAAAtacacacaggagagaaaccttatgaatgtaacAAATGTGAGAAAACATTTCGCCACAAATCAAACTTTCTTTTACATCAGAAATCCCACAAGGAATAA
- the ZNF334 gene encoding zinc finger protein 334 isoform a (isoform a is encoded by transcript variant 15), translated as MKMKKFQIPVSFQDLTVNFTQEEWQQLDPAQRLLYRDVMLENYSNLVSVGYHVSKPDVIFKLEQGEEPWIVEEFSNQNYPDIDDALEKNKEIQDKHLTQTVFFSNKTLITERENVFGKTLNLGMNSVPSRKMPYKCNPGGNSLKTNSEVIVAKKSKENRKIPDGYSGFGKHEKSHLGMKKYRYNPMRKASNQNENLILHQNIQILKQPFDYNKCGKTFFKRAILITQKGRQTERKPNECNECRKTFSKRSTLIVHQRIHTGEKPYVCSDCRKTFRVKTSLTRHRRIHTGERPYECSECRKTFIDKSALIVHQKIHGGEKSYECNECGKTFFRKSALAEHFRSHTGEKPYECKECGNAFSKKSYLVVHQRTHRGEKPNECKECGKTFFCQSALTAHQRIHTGEKPYECSECEKTFFCQSALNVHRRSHTGEKPYECSQCGKFLCTKSALIAHQITHRGKKSYECNECGKFFCHKSTLTIHQRTHTGEKHGVFNKCGRISIVKSNCSQCKRMNTKENLYECSEHGHAVSKNSHLIVHQRTIWERPYECNECGRTYCRKSALTHHQRTHTGQRPYECNECGKTFCQKFSFVEHQRTHTGEKPYECNECGKSFCHKSAFRVHRRIHTGEKPYECNQCGKTYRRLWTLTEHQKIHTGEKPYECNKCEKTFRHKSNFLLHQKSHKE; from the exons atgaaaatgaaaaaatttcag ataCCAGTTTCATTCCAGGACCTGACTGTGAACTTCACCCAAGAGGAATGGCAGCAACTGGACCCTGCTCAGAGGCTCCTGTACAGGgatgtgatgctggagaactACAGCAACTTGGTCTCTGTGG GGTATCATGTTAGCAAACCAGATGTGATTTTCAAATTGGAGCAAGGAGAAGAGCCATGGATAGTGGAGGAATTCTCAAATCAGAACTACCCAG ACATTGATGATGCCTTAGAGAAGAACAAGGAAATCCAAGATAAACATTTGACACAAACTGTATTCTTCAGCAACAAAACACTGATTACAGAAAGAGAGAATGTATTTGGGAAAACACTTAATCTGGGCATGAATAGTGTTCCCTCAAGAAAAATGCCCTATAAATGTAATCCAGGAGGAAACAGTTTGAAAACTAATTCAGAAGTAATTGttgcaaagaaaagcaaagaaaacagaaagattcCTGATGGATACAGTGGATTTGGGAAGCATGAGAAAAGTCATTTGGGAATGAAAAAATACAGATACAATCCAATGAGGAAAGCCAGCAATCAAAACGAAAATCTTATTCTGCACCAGAACATTCAGATTTTGAAACAACCGTTTGACTATAATAAATGTGGGAAAACCTTCTTCAAGAGGGCAATTCTCATTACACAAAAGGGGAGACAGACTGAAAGGAAACCaaatgaatgtaatgaatgtagGAAAACCTTTTCTAAGAGATCTACCCTCATtgtacatcagagaattcatacaggGGAGAAACCGTATGTTTGTAGTGATTGTAGGAAAACTTTTCGTGTGAAGACAAGCCTCACTCGACACcgaagaattcatactggagagagacCCTATGAATGCAGTGAATGCAGGAAAACCTTCATTGACAAATCTGCCCTTATTGTACACCAGAAAATTCATGGAGGGGAGAAATCCTATGagtgtaatgaatgtggaaagACCTTTTTTCGGAAGTCAGCCCTGGCTGAACATTTCAGGTCACACACAGGGGAGAAGCCTTACGAATGCAAGGAATGTGGAAATGCCTTCAGCAAGAAATCGTATCTTGTTGTACATCAAAGAACTCACAGAGGAGAGAAGCCaaatgaatgtaaggaatgtgggaaaaccTTCTTCTGTCAGTCAGCCCTTACTGcgcatcagagaattcacacaggggaaaaaccctatgaatgtagtGAATGTGAGAAAACCTTCTTTTGTCAATCTGCCCTCAATGTGCATCGAAGAAGTCATACAGGAGAGAAGCCCTATGAATGCAGTCAATGTGGAAAATTTTTATGTACGAAATCAGCCCTCATTGCACATCAGATAACTCATAGAGGAAAGAAGTCttatgaatgtaatgaatgtgggaaattTTTCTGCCATAAGTCAACACTCACTATACATCAGAGAacacacacaggagagaaacatGGTGTGTTTAATAAATGTGGTAGAATCTCCATTGTGAAGTCAAACTGCAGTCAGTGTAAGAGAATGAACACAAAGGAGAATCTTTATGAGTGTAGTGAACATGGGCATGCCGTCAGCAAAAACTCACACCTCATTGTACATCAGAGAACTATATGGGAGAGACCATATGAATGCAATGAATGTGGGAGAACCTACTGCAGGAAGTCAGCCCTGACTCACCATCAGAGAACACACACAGGACAGAGACCCTATgagtgtaatgaatgtgggaaaacctTCTGTCAGAAGTTCTCCTTTGTTGAACATCAGCGAACTCACACTGGGGAGAAACCatatgaatgtaatgaatgtgggaaatccTTCTGCCATAAGTCAGCCTTCAGAGTCCATAGAAGAattcacacaggagagaaaccataTGAATGTAATCAATGTGGGAAAACCTACCGTCGCCTGTGGACTCTCACTGAACATCAGAAAAtacacacaggagagaaaccttatgaatgtaacAAATGTGAGAAAACATTTCGCCACAAATCAAACTTTCTTTTACATCAGAAATCCCACAAGGAATAA
- the ZNF334 gene encoding zinc finger protein 334 isoform b (isoform b is encoded by transcript variant 2): protein MLENYSNLVSVGYHVSKPDVIFKLEQGEEPWIVEEFSNQNYPDIDDALEKNKEIQDKHLTQTVFFSNKTLITERENVFGKTLNLGMNSVPSRKMPYKCNPGGNSLKTNSEVIVAKKSKENRKIPDGYSGFGKHEKSHLGMKKYRYNPMRKASNQNENLILHQNIQILKQPFDYNKCGKTFFKRAILITQKGRQTERKPNECNECRKTFSKRSTLIVHQRIHTGEKPYVCSDCRKTFRVKTSLTRHRRIHTGERPYECSECRKTFIDKSALIVHQKIHGGEKSYECNECGKTFFRKSALAEHFRSHTGEKPYECKECGNAFSKKSYLVVHQRTHRGEKPNECKECGKTFFCQSALTAHQRIHTGEKPYECSECEKTFFCQSALNVHRRSHTGEKPYECSQCGKFLCTKSALIAHQITHRGKKSYECNECGKFFCHKSTLTIHQRTHTGEKHGVFNKCGRISIVKSNCSQCKRMNTKENLYECSEHGHAVSKNSHLIVHQRTIWERPYECNECGRTYCRKSALTHHQRTHTGQRPYECNECGKTFCQKFSFVEHQRTHTGEKPYECNECGKSFCHKSAFRVHRRIHTGEKPYECNQCGKTYRRLWTLTEHQKIHTGEKPYECNKCEKTFRHKSNFLLHQKSHKE from the exons atgctggagaactACAGCAACTTGGTCTCTGTGG GGTATCATGTTAGCAAACCAGATGTGATTTTCAAATTGGAGCAAGGAGAAGAGCCATGGATAGTGGAGGAATTCTCAAATCAGAACTACCCAG ACATTGATGATGCCTTAGAGAAGAACAAGGAAATCCAAGATAAACATTTGACACAAACTGTATTCTTCAGCAACAAAACACTGATTACAGAAAGAGAGAATGTATTTGGGAAAACACTTAATCTGGGCATGAATAGTGTTCCCTCAAGAAAAATGCCCTATAAATGTAATCCAGGAGGAAACAGTTTGAAAACTAATTCAGAAGTAATTGttgcaaagaaaagcaaagaaaacagaaagattcCTGATGGATACAGTGGATTTGGGAAGCATGAGAAAAGTCATTTGGGAATGAAAAAATACAGATACAATCCAATGAGGAAAGCCAGCAATCAAAACGAAAATCTTATTCTGCACCAGAACATTCAGATTTTGAAACAACCGTTTGACTATAATAAATGTGGGAAAACCTTCTTCAAGAGGGCAATTCTCATTACACAAAAGGGGAGACAGACTGAAAGGAAACCaaatgaatgtaatgaatgtagGAAAACCTTTTCTAAGAGATCTACCCTCATtgtacatcagagaattcatacaggGGAGAAACCGTATGTTTGTAGTGATTGTAGGAAAACTTTTCGTGTGAAGACAAGCCTCACTCGACACcgaagaattcatactggagagagacCCTATGAATGCAGTGAATGCAGGAAAACCTTCATTGACAAATCTGCCCTTATTGTACACCAGAAAATTCATGGAGGGGAGAAATCCTATGagtgtaatgaatgtggaaagACCTTTTTTCGGAAGTCAGCCCTGGCTGAACATTTCAGGTCACACACAGGGGAGAAGCCTTACGAATGCAAGGAATGTGGAAATGCCTTCAGCAAGAAATCGTATCTTGTTGTACATCAAAGAACTCACAGAGGAGAGAAGCCaaatgaatgtaaggaatgtgggaaaaccTTCTTCTGTCAGTCAGCCCTTACTGcgcatcagagaattcacacaggggaaaaaccctatgaatgtagtGAATGTGAGAAAACCTTCTTTTGTCAATCTGCCCTCAATGTGCATCGAAGAAGTCATACAGGAGAGAAGCCCTATGAATGCAGTCAATGTGGAAAATTTTTATGTACGAAATCAGCCCTCATTGCACATCAGATAACTCATAGAGGAAAGAAGTCttatgaatgtaatgaatgtgggaaattTTTCTGCCATAAGTCAACACTCACTATACATCAGAGAacacacacaggagagaaacatGGTGTGTTTAATAAATGTGGTAGAATCTCCATTGTGAAGTCAAACTGCAGTCAGTGTAAGAGAATGAACACAAAGGAGAATCTTTATGAGTGTAGTGAACATGGGCATGCCGTCAGCAAAAACTCACACCTCATTGTACATCAGAGAACTATATGGGAGAGACCATATGAATGCAATGAATGTGGGAGAACCTACTGCAGGAAGTCAGCCCTGACTCACCATCAGAGAACACACACAGGACAGAGACCCTATgagtgtaatgaatgtgggaaaacctTCTGTCAGAAGTTCTCCTTTGTTGAACATCAGCGAACTCACACTGGGGAGAAACCatatgaatgtaatgaatgtgggaaatccTTCTGCCATAAGTCAGCCTTCAGAGTCCATAGAAGAattcacacaggagagaaaccataTGAATGTAATCAATGTGGGAAAACCTACCGTCGCCTGTGGACTCTCACTGAACATCAGAAAAtacacacaggagagaaaccttatgaatgtaacAAATGTGAGAAAACATTTCGCCACAAATCAAACTTTCTTTTACATCAGAAATCCCACAAGGAATAA
- the ZNF334 gene encoding zinc finger protein 334 isoform d (isoform d is encoded by transcript variant 11), with product MAATGPCSEAPVQGCDAGELQQLGLCGVSDVQRSWSKFCNFPLTGYHVSKPDVIFKLEQGEEPWIVEEFSNQNYPDIDDALEKNKEIQDKHLTQTVFFSNKTLITERENVFGKTLNLGMNSVPSRKMPYKCNPGGNSLKTNSEVIVAKKSKENRKIPDGYSGFGKHEKSHLGMKKYRYNPMRKASNQNENLILHQNIQILKQPFDYNKCGKTFFKRAILITQKGRQTERKPNECNECRKTFSKRSTLIVHQRIHTGEKPYVCSDCRKTFRVKTSLTRHRRIHTGERPYECSECRKTFIDKSALIVHQKIHGGEKSYECNECGKTFFRKSALAEHFRSHTGEKPYECKECGNAFSKKSYLVVHQRTHRGEKPNECKECGKTFFCQSALTAHQRIHTGEKPYECSECEKTFFCQSALNVHRRSHTGEKPYECSQCGKFLCTKSALIAHQITHRGKKSYECNECGKFFCHKSTLTIHQRTHTGEKHGVFNKCGRISIVKSNCSQCKRMNTKENLYECSEHGHAVSKNSHLIVHQRTIWERPYECNECGRTYCRKSALTHHQRTHTGQRPYECNECGKTFCQKFSFVEHQRTHTGEKPYECNECGKSFCHKSAFRVHRRIHTGEKPYECNQCGKTYRRLWTLTEHQKIHTGEKPYECNKCEKTFRHKSNFLLHQKSHKE from the exons ATGGCAGCAACTGGACCCTGCTCAGAGGCTCCTGTACAGGgatgtgatgctggagaactACAGCAACTTGGTCTCTGTGG AGTCTCTGATGTCCAAAGATCTTGGTCCAAGTTCTGTAATTTCCCATTAACAGGGTATCATGTTAGCAAACCAGATGTGATTTTCAAATTGGAGCAAGGAGAAGAGCCATGGATAGTGGAGGAATTCTCAAATCAGAACTACCCAG ACATTGATGATGCCTTAGAGAAGAACAAGGAAATCCAAGATAAACATTTGACACAAACTGTATTCTTCAGCAACAAAACACTGATTACAGAAAGAGAGAATGTATTTGGGAAAACACTTAATCTGGGCATGAATAGTGTTCCCTCAAGAAAAATGCCCTATAAATGTAATCCAGGAGGAAACAGTTTGAAAACTAATTCAGAAGTAATTGttgcaaagaaaagcaaagaaaacagaaagattcCTGATGGATACAGTGGATTTGGGAAGCATGAGAAAAGTCATTTGGGAATGAAAAAATACAGATACAATCCAATGAGGAAAGCCAGCAATCAAAACGAAAATCTTATTCTGCACCAGAACATTCAGATTTTGAAACAACCGTTTGACTATAATAAATGTGGGAAAACCTTCTTCAAGAGGGCAATTCTCATTACACAAAAGGGGAGACAGACTGAAAGGAAACCaaatgaatgtaatgaatgtagGAAAACCTTTTCTAAGAGATCTACCCTCATtgtacatcagagaattcatacaggGGAGAAACCGTATGTTTGTAGTGATTGTAGGAAAACTTTTCGTGTGAAGACAAGCCTCACTCGACACcgaagaattcatactggagagagacCCTATGAATGCAGTGAATGCAGGAAAACCTTCATTGACAAATCTGCCCTTATTGTACACCAGAAAATTCATGGAGGGGAGAAATCCTATGagtgtaatgaatgtggaaagACCTTTTTTCGGAAGTCAGCCCTGGCTGAACATTTCAGGTCACACACAGGGGAGAAGCCTTACGAATGCAAGGAATGTGGAAATGCCTTCAGCAAGAAATCGTATCTTGTTGTACATCAAAGAACTCACAGAGGAGAGAAGCCaaatgaatgtaaggaatgtgggaaaaccTTCTTCTGTCAGTCAGCCCTTACTGcgcatcagagaattcacacaggggaaaaaccctatgaatgtagtGAATGTGAGAAAACCTTCTTTTGTCAATCTGCCCTCAATGTGCATCGAAGAAGTCATACAGGAGAGAAGCCCTATGAATGCAGTCAATGTGGAAAATTTTTATGTACGAAATCAGCCCTCATTGCACATCAGATAACTCATAGAGGAAAGAAGTCttatgaatgtaatgaatgtgggaaattTTTCTGCCATAAGTCAACACTCACTATACATCAGAGAacacacacaggagagaaacatGGTGTGTTTAATAAATGTGGTAGAATCTCCATTGTGAAGTCAAACTGCAGTCAGTGTAAGAGAATGAACACAAAGGAGAATCTTTATGAGTGTAGTGAACATGGGCATGCCGTCAGCAAAAACTCACACCTCATTGTACATCAGAGAACTATATGGGAGAGACCATATGAATGCAATGAATGTGGGAGAACCTACTGCAGGAAGTCAGCCCTGACTCACCATCAGAGAACACACACAGGACAGAGACCCTATgagtgtaatgaatgtgggaaaacctTCTGTCAGAAGTTCTCCTTTGTTGAACATCAGCGAACTCACACTGGGGAGAAACCatatgaatgtaatgaatgtgggaaatccTTCTGCCATAAGTCAGCCTTCAGAGTCCATAGAAGAattcacacaggagagaaaccataTGAATGTAATCAATGTGGGAAAACCTACCGTCGCCTGTGGACTCTCACTGAACATCAGAAAAtacacacaggagagaaaccttatgaatgtaacAAATGTGAGAAAACATTTCGCCACAAATCAAACTTTCTTTTACATCAGAAATCCCACAAGGAATAA
- the ZNF334 gene encoding zinc finger protein 334 isoform f (isoform f is encoded by transcript variant 17) — translation MNSPSFLYSVHYFKIPVSFQDLTVNFTQEEWQQLDPAQRLLYRDVMLENYSNLVSVGYHVSKPDVIFKLEQGEEPWIVEEFSNQNYPDIDDALEKNKEIQDKHLTQTVFFSNKTLITERENVFGKTLNLGMNSVPSRKMPYKCNPGGNSLKTNSEVIVAKKSKENRKIPDGYSGFGKHEKSHLGMKKYRYNPMRKASNQNENLILHQNIQILKQPFDYNKCGKTFFKRAILITQKGRQTERKPNECNECRKTFSKRSTLIVHQRIHTGEKPYVCSDCRKTFRVKTSLTRHRRIHTGERPYECSECRKTFIDKSALIVHQKIHGGEKSYECNECGKTFFRKSALAEHFRSHTGEKPYECKECGNAFSKKSYLVVHQRTHRGEKPNECKECGKTFFCQSALTAHQRIHTGEKPYECSECEKTFFCQSALNVHRRSHTGEKPYECSQCGKFLCTKSALIAHQITHRGKKSYECNECGKFFCHKSTLTIHQRTHTGEKHGVFNKCGRISIVKSNCSQCKRMNTKENLYECSEHGHAVSKNSHLIVHQRTIWERPYECNECGRTYCRKSALTHHQRTHTGQRPYECNECGKTFCQKFSFVEHQRTHTGEKPYECNECGKSFCHKSAFRVHRRIHTGEKPYECNQCGKTYRRLWTLTEHQKIHTGEKPYECNKCEKTFRHKSNFLLHQKSHKE, via the exons ATGAATTCCCCATCCTTTCTCTATTCTGTGCACTATTTCAAG ataCCAGTTTCATTCCAGGACCTGACTGTGAACTTCACCCAAGAGGAATGGCAGCAACTGGACCCTGCTCAGAGGCTCCTGTACAGGgatgtgatgctggagaactACAGCAACTTGGTCTCTGTGG GGTATCATGTTAGCAAACCAGATGTGATTTTCAAATTGGAGCAAGGAGAAGAGCCATGGATAGTGGAGGAATTCTCAAATCAGAACTACCCAG ACATTGATGATGCCTTAGAGAAGAACAAGGAAATCCAAGATAAACATTTGACACAAACTGTATTCTTCAGCAACAAAACACTGATTACAGAAAGAGAGAATGTATTTGGGAAAACACTTAATCTGGGCATGAATAGTGTTCCCTCAAGAAAAATGCCCTATAAATGTAATCCAGGAGGAAACAGTTTGAAAACTAATTCAGAAGTAATTGttgcaaagaaaagcaaagaaaacagaaagattcCTGATGGATACAGTGGATTTGGGAAGCATGAGAAAAGTCATTTGGGAATGAAAAAATACAGATACAATCCAATGAGGAAAGCCAGCAATCAAAACGAAAATCTTATTCTGCACCAGAACATTCAGATTTTGAAACAACCGTTTGACTATAATAAATGTGGGAAAACCTTCTTCAAGAGGGCAATTCTCATTACACAAAAGGGGAGACAGACTGAAAGGAAACCaaatgaatgtaatgaatgtagGAAAACCTTTTCTAAGAGATCTACCCTCATtgtacatcagagaattcatacaggGGAGAAACCGTATGTTTGTAGTGATTGTAGGAAAACTTTTCGTGTGAAGACAAGCCTCACTCGACACcgaagaattcatactggagagagacCCTATGAATGCAGTGAATGCAGGAAAACCTTCATTGACAAATCTGCCCTTATTGTACACCAGAAAATTCATGGAGGGGAGAAATCCTATGagtgtaatgaatgtggaaagACCTTTTTTCGGAAGTCAGCCCTGGCTGAACATTTCAGGTCACACACAGGGGAGAAGCCTTACGAATGCAAGGAATGTGGAAATGCCTTCAGCAAGAAATCGTATCTTGTTGTACATCAAAGAACTCACAGAGGAGAGAAGCCaaatgaatgtaaggaatgtgggaaaaccTTCTTCTGTCAGTCAGCCCTTACTGcgcatcagagaattcacacaggggaaaaaccctatgaatgtagtGAATGTGAGAAAACCTTCTTTTGTCAATCTGCCCTCAATGTGCATCGAAGAAGTCATACAGGAGAGAAGCCCTATGAATGCAGTCAATGTGGAAAATTTTTATGTACGAAATCAGCCCTCATTGCACATCAGATAACTCATAGAGGAAAGAAGTCttatgaatgtaatgaatgtgggaaattTTTCTGCCATAAGTCAACACTCACTATACATCAGAGAacacacacaggagagaaacatGGTGTGTTTAATAAATGTGGTAGAATCTCCATTGTGAAGTCAAACTGCAGTCAGTGTAAGAGAATGAACACAAAGGAGAATCTTTATGAGTGTAGTGAACATGGGCATGCCGTCAGCAAAAACTCACACCTCATTGTACATCAGAGAACTATATGGGAGAGACCATATGAATGCAATGAATGTGGGAGAACCTACTGCAGGAAGTCAGCCCTGACTCACCATCAGAGAACACACACAGGACAGAGACCCTATgagtgtaatgaatgtgggaaaacctTCTGTCAGAAGTTCTCCTTTGTTGAACATCAGCGAACTCACACTGGGGAGAAACCatatgaatgtaatgaatgtgggaaatccTTCTGCCATAAGTCAGCCTTCAGAGTCCATAGAAGAattcacacaggagagaaaccataTGAATGTAATCAATGTGGGAAAACCTACCGTCGCCTGTGGACTCTCACTGAACATCAGAAAAtacacacaggagagaaaccttatgaatgtaacAAATGTGAGAAAACATTTCGCCACAAATCAAACTTTCTTTTACATCAGAAATCCCACAAGGAATAA